A window from Geothermobacter ehrlichii encodes these proteins:
- a CDS encoding tyrosine-type recombinase/integrase: MRKGGHPEGRITRQGVNSVINHYLLKAGLKRDGLSYHALRHTCGALLYQATRDIRAAQETLGHSNISTSAGYAHIVERGQARYTWQIPVELKK, translated from the coding sequence ATCCGCAAGGGCGGTCATCCCGAAGGCCGGATCACCAGGCAGGGCGTAAACTCGGTTATCAACCATTATCTGCTCAAGGCCGGCTTGAAACGTGACGGGCTTTCCTACCATGCGCTGCGCCATACCTGTGGGGCGTTGCTCTACCAGGCGACGAGGGACATTCGGGCCGCTCAGGAAACTCTCGGGCACAGCAACATTTCCACTTCCGCCGGCTATGCCCACATTGTCGAGCGCGGGCAGGCACGCTACACGTGGCAGATTCCGGTGGAACTGAAGAAGTGA
- a CDS encoding thermonuclease family protein, producing the protein MTLLTAIPCLASSFTGQVIKISDGDTIQVLDSGRPVKIRLAEIDCPETSHGPKKPGQPFGQAAKKFVLDLVGGRTVRVDVVTKDRYGRISGKVLLDDGTL; encoded by the coding sequence TTGACACTCCTGACCGCCATCCCCTGCCTCGCCTCTTCCTTCACGGGCCAAGTCATCAAAATCTCCGACGGCGACACGATTCAGGTTCTCGATAGCGGTCGGCCAGTCAAAATCCGCTTGGCCGAGATTGACTGTCCGGAGACCAGCCACGGGCCAAAGAAACCGGGCCAGCCCTTCGGTCAGGCTGCAAAGAAATTTGTCCTCGACCTAGTAGGCGGAAGAACAGTACGTGTCGATGTCGTCACCAAGGACCGCTATGGCCGCATCAGTGGCAAGGTCTTACTTGATGATGGCACATTGTAG
- a CDS encoding tyrosine-type recombinase/integrase, protein MAGKLYGEKKHVELVQTSLPPALAPDLTDLLADWLKLDVANGDACADTLKTYQGQIQSWPAWCGENNVHPGQATTEDVKAWRKALIDAGAKPSTISLKLTTIRRFYQSAVDRRLIDKNPAANVRAPQERRARQEQMKYLSAGEAELLFWAIPTDGGIKALRDRAMIGLMALEGLRRVEIVRACVSDIEGSGHDLRLLIHGKGKDRFIYPREDTAQALGDYLVARGPVAGDELGEPLFVQIRKGGHPEGRITRQGVNSVINHYLLKAGLKREGLSCHALRHTCGALLYQATRDIRAVQETLGHSNISTSAGYAHIVERGQARYTRQIPVELKR, encoded by the coding sequence ATGGCCGGGAAACTATATGGAGAAAAAAAACATGTTGAACTTGTCCAAACATCCCTGCCCCCTGCCCTCGCGCCGGACCTAACTGACCTGCTTGCCGACTGGCTCAAACTCGATGTCGCCAACGGGGATGCCTGTGCCGACACCCTGAAGACCTACCAGGGACAGATCCAGAGCTGGCCGGCCTGGTGCGGCGAGAATAATGTCCATCCCGGACAGGCCACAACCGAGGATGTCAAAGCCTGGCGGAAGGCCCTGATTGATGCCGGCGCGAAGCCTTCAACGATCTCGCTCAAGCTGACCACCATCCGCAGGTTCTACCAGTCCGCAGTGGACAGGAGGCTGATCGACAAGAACCCGGCAGCCAACGTCAGGGCGCCTCAGGAGCGCCGGGCCAGACAGGAACAGATGAAATACCTGTCGGCGGGCGAGGCGGAGTTGCTGTTCTGGGCCATCCCGACAGATGGCGGTATCAAGGCCCTGCGGGACCGGGCCATGATCGGCCTGATGGCACTCGAAGGGCTACGCCGGGTCGAGATCGTCCGGGCCTGCGTCTCAGATATTGAGGGGAGCGGCCATGACCTGCGGCTGCTGATCCACGGCAAGGGCAAGGACCGTTTCATCTACCCCCGCGAGGATACGGCTCAGGCTCTGGGGGATTACCTTGTGGCCCGTGGCCCTGTTGCCGGAGACGAACTGGGGGAGCCCCTTTTTGTCCAAATCCGCAAGGGTGGTCATCCCGAAGGCCGGATTACCAGACAAGGCGTGAACTCGGTCATCAACCATTATCTGCTGAAGGCCGGTCTGAAGCGGGAGGGGCTTTCCTGCCATGCGTTGCGCCACACCTGCGGGGCGCTGCTCTACCAAGCGACGAGGGACATTCGGGCCGTTCAGGAAACTCTCGGGCACAGTAACATTTCCACTTCTGCCGGCTATGCCCACATTGTCGAGCGTGGGCAGGCACGCTACACGAGGCAGATTCCGGTGGAACTGAAGAGGTGA